Genomic DNA from Fusarium keratoplasticum isolate Fu6.1 chromosome 2, whole genome shotgun sequence:
CACCGCCTTCCTCGTAGCCCTCAGCCCACTCTCCCACTTCGCCATCGACAGCATAGCAGGATGGCGTATCGTCCAACAGTCCTGTGTCCGGCAGCGTCCCCTTGAAACCAATATGTTGGAAGCTTCCCCAGGGCAGGATGAGAACCGGATAGAAGCTTCTGGAGCTCTTCCAGTAAGCGGCGTAGATCTCGCCCGCTTTAGGGTTCATGATACCAGACACAGCCTGACTGCTGCGAGTGTGAGGGTGGCCAGGTACTACCGCGCGGGGTTCAGCGGTACCGCCGTCGAACCGTGGTCGTTTCGGGCGCTTGATCGTCACGGGGATTCCAAGTCCCTGGTCGAAAGCCTCTTGGGCCACCTCGTTATTCGTCTCCACCCTCGTTGGAGTGCAGTTCTTGACCAGCGTGCCCAGAATACTAACAGCCAGTTCATGCTTCCTGGGCAAGTTGCCATGAACGGCAGTCGCCAGGTGTTTGGCGGCACCAAGGATCGGGTCGTTGGTAAAGTGCTGACCATGTTCTTTGCACTCTAGAATGTACCAGTTGCCGTCTTTGCGAGGGTAGCGAGCGATCGTGTACTTGATTTCGGCGTTTCCATCTTGAAAGACTTGTTCAAAGTCAATAGATCTTTCGGTAAGAGGGTCCTCGACGCGAGCGCGTTTCTCGGGTTCATTTCTCGATCCAGACGGACTTGCCGGCCTCTTGCGCTGACTCCCAGCTGGTCGAGCACCTGAGTGGCGCTGGAGAGGCGTCCCATTTTGTTGGTTcgaagcagaggaagagtctGTCTGGGGCTGGGCTTGGCGGGGCCGTGGTGAACTCGGATCTGGAGGTCGCCCCCTTTCTGGACCCTGTCGGCGCGCTGTGGTATTTTGATTTGTCTGAGGCTCGCCATTTGGCTGGGGCTTGTCTTGGCTTGTCTCCGTATCCTCATGAGATTCctgctctctctctcggTCCTGGCTCGCCTCAGGGCGTGTATTCGTAGGGGGCTTTGGTGGCTGGACTTGGTTCTCTCGAGCAGCAGAAGGCTCTGGTTGCGGATCCGAGTCGTCAAACATAGGtgcatcctcctcgacgggTGTCGGTTTCCCCTGGAGCTCTCTCATCCATCTGCCTGCAAGATCAGCACCCACAATCTGGACAAACGAAGCAAAGAACTTCTTGTGTCGCTCTTCTACTTCTTCCGCAAAAGCGCGATCATTGGTGTCCTTGGTAGATGCATGCTCCTGTTCAAGCTCCTTTAGCTGACCAGCATACCGAACAAGCCGGTCTCCGGTTGAAGTCACGTCGCTTTCAGGATCCAGCCCTATGAGTGACCTGAGCTCCTGGTCAATGACGGCTCTTTGCGCTGCATGTTTGTCTTGGAATATCTCCTGGGGTGTCTTGATCTTTTGTTTCTCCTGGCATTCCGCGAACCAGGCTGTGACTTCGGATtgcttggctgctgctgcgtcGGCAATGTCGCTCAttttggtgatggtggcgTCACCTGACCGATCCTGTATGCTTCACTTTAGTTACTGCGTCGCTGTCAAAGTTCATGGCCAGCATCGCGCCCGACCTGACCAGCAGAGGCGTCAAACTAACCTGGTCTTCTCGGTGATTATTAGAATACGTGGATGCACCGCGTCTTGAGTGACATTTGGCAGTGCTTCAGTGCCATCAAATGATGGGAAACCAACAGTCAGTAAGCCTGTTGGGAGGCAATGACCTTTATCCGTACAGTCCGCCAGCCTGATTGCCCCCTGTCCAATAGGGAGGCAATCCGGGAAGCACCCCAGCCTCTTGACGGTCTGTCTGTTGGTTGCCTATGCTGTGCTACCAGCACCCAACAGTCTTGACGGCGGTGGCCAATGAGCGTTGAGAGCAAACAACTTGGCGTCGCGACGTGGCTTGGACGCGTGGAATTAGTCTTGTTATCTCTTCTCCCGAGGAGGTGGTTTGAGCAAATGAGAGGAGGTGCTGCTGGTTACCGTCACTATATTTCTTTTGCTGCGTGAACGTAACTTGGTTAACGGTCTCGCTAGCAGGTGCACGTTTCATGTGTCGCTGAGTACAGAACTGTCGATCTACCGTCGGCAGATTAATTGCGAGGGGTAACCGGTAAGCCCTTAACGCGGATGCCTTGCAAGGGCTTTTCATGCCTTTTTAATCTCCTTTGCCGGGTAGTATGAGTGGCGTACTTGATCAATCAAGCCTCATACTACGTAGTAGGCTTTAAGTCGGTATATCACAATTACAGGGGACCAATAATGGGCGTCGTGTACGGAGTAGAGGGCTTAGCAATTGACAAACATCCAGCCATCCACGGTGAACAGTCATCAAAACACGGCAGTTCCACTCTCTGCTAGTAGCGGCGAAAGCCATCAAGTAGATTAGATAGTTGGTCAAGCTCCACTGGGGAGACTATCGTGAGTGTTGACAAGTTCCCCTCAGATATCGGATCTCAGATTTGGAGCCGGCTACCTTCGGCCAATATTTCGAGACTTTACGACACAATAATCACCAGTCGCGGTGCTTGTAAATCGCGCCCTTTCTTCGTCCCGACCGACAACCGAACTCACAGATTATAAATACTAGACATGCCAGACCATCGATTTTAATTCTCCGTCATCTTCACACTTATATCAGGCCGTTCAATCGATCTCCACAACCAATATGTACTCCCCAAAAGTCGGCGACGGGCTAGATAGCCTCGACACCCCATCCATGATTGTCGACCTGGACCTCATGGaagccaacatcaagaagctctttgaTAGTCTCCTACCCACCGGTCTCAACATTCGCCCTCACCTCAAAACTACGAAAagcgccatcctcgcccacAAGCTTGTCGCTGCGGGCGCGAAAGGCTGCTGCGTGGCCAAGGTCTCGGAAGCCGAGGCTATCACAGCTGCGGGGTTTGATGACATCCTCATTACTTGCGAAATTATCGGCCCCATCAAGGTGAAGAGGCTTGTTGAGCTGTTCAGGAAGCACAAGACGATAAGAATTGTGGTGGATAGCGAGGTTGGCGCAACCGCCATCAACGACGCGTTGGAAAAGTCTGGCATCACGGAGCCCATTTCTGTCTTGGTTGATTTGGACGTGGGACTTCGTCGCACgggtgttgctgctggagaACCAGCTGTTGCTCTCGCAAAGCACATCGGCAGCTTGAGACACCTACGCTTGATCGGAATTCAAGGATATGAGGGTCACTTGCAGCATCTCCACAGCCGAGAGGACCGCAAGAAGCAGTGTCTCGAGTCGATGAAGACCCTGACCGACACAGCCGATCTACTACGCAAGGAGGGCTTTAATATGGACGTGGTTACCACAGGTGGAACGGGCACGGCCGAGTTCTGCGCTACTGTTCCCGGCGTGACAGAACTGCAGCCCggatccttcatcttcatggaCACAGACTACCGCAACGCTGTGGGCACCTTTTACTCGAACAGCCTGACCCTCTTGTCCACAACCGTCAGCAAGCAGGGCGACAGACAAGTCACGATCGACACTGGCCTCAAGTCATTGACTACAGACAGCGGACTGGCCGAGTGCAAGGATCCAAGGTACAGGCATCAGAATCTAGGTGATGAGCATGGCTCGTTGAGCTGGGACGAGGGAGCACCGGCTTTGGAGGTTGGCGACAGGGTCGAGATGATTCCTAGCCATATTGATCCGACCATCAACTTGCACGACGTTTACTATGCCTATCGGAAGGGGGTTATTGAGGAGATATGGCCTGTTGACTCGAGAGGAAAAGTCCAATAAGGGTATTCTTTCTGTTCTCTCTCCATGCTGAGACCTGTTCATGGCAGCAGTTAATAAATACATGGCCGTGCTGTCTATGTCAAGATAGACGAGAAACATAATATGTGCAGTGCAGCACCACAGTGAAGACTCGCCTGTTGATATACTGATTAAGAGGCACATTATTCTAGTCGCTTCAAGAGCTCGCCGTCTCCGAGAACAGAGggctcttctccttcatatCGCAAGATAGCATGTACATGTCATAGTGGTGCCCTGAGTTGTGGATGTGGTACCCTCAGTCATAGATGTTGTAATCTCGACCATAGATGTAGTGCTCTCAGTCGTGTAATTACTATCCACAGTCGTTGGTGTGGTGCTCGAAGACGTCGTACCCTCGGTCGTAGATGCTGTAGTCGAAACCGTAGTTGAAGCCGTCTTCGAAGCCATCTCGGTCTTCGACTCAGAAGTATCGGCCAAGGTACTCGTCTCGGACCAGACAACAGAAGTCTGGGAGCTGGTCAAAGATACAGTCTCTGTGCTAACGGACGTAGTGGCAATAGCGGAAGCGGTAGTAGCGCCATCGGAAGTGGTGATGGACAAAGCCGTGGTGGTGATCAAGGGGGATGGTCAGCTTCTGGAAGTTCGACGGGAGACCAACAGGTTTAAAAAGACACCGCCAGTGGACCAAGCAGCTCTTGGCGACACAAACACCAGGCTCCCGATTCTCAATAGAGACAAGGATCCCCCAGGCCGCTAAACAATTAACCTCAACGAGTGGCCAGCCAGAAGGCGTCCCCTCGCAAAGAGGGCGGGGCTCACTCGCAAGCGCAGAACAGCGCATCTCCTGCTTGATGATTTTGTCAACCACGTCTGTTTTTAGGTGGCTGCCCCCGGTTTAAATTACCACCCTTGTGATGaccccagagccagagggCGTCAGAGGGCAAGGTGAACCGGGATCGTGAAAAATCTTAGGACGCCTGCGCTGAGTGACGACGGCAGAAAGGATGAACTTGACTTAATAATGAGTAAACGAAGAGAcgaaattataaaatatcAACAACTTTGTTTCATAATAATTTTCAGTTCTTCCTATTCTCATCTTATATTCTTTAAATAGATGGATATCCAACCTTCtggcctcgtcatcttcgccAGGCGCTGAGATGTAAGCCAGAGAGCAGTTGAGTCTCAATCATCCCAATAATTAAGGGACCACCGTGTGGGCTAGAAATCCCTTAAATAATTCAACTAGATACATACCTCAAGTGTTATTAAAAGAGAAACTCAACGCTTTTCTATTAAACGGGGCGCTGGCACGAGCTTAACAGACTCACCAAAGTGTAGGGTAGTTGTTCCCTCTCCACGGTTGAAAGCGCTAGCTAGGAGCCGTCGTCGCTTCACAGCCTTGCTgggctatataatatttccGGACTCTTAACTAAAATTCTTTCATGAGAATTTTTAAGCTCCTAACACCGGGTTCAAGCTTGGTCTATCCTGTACATCTGTTGATCCAGTGTTCTGTAATAGTAACTAGAACAAAAACTGACTGATGCAACCCTCAGAGTCATGATCTACCTCCCTAGATCGACGCACTCTAAGCACCAGAATTCGTCAAGATATCATTATCCTCCAGCTGTGTCCCGATGAGGGTTCTAAATCTTAATGCTTTGCTAATGCGGCATGGTGAAGCCGAGAAAAAGAATCTGGATTGTGCGATGAGATGCCACGATTTTCCAAGAATTAGCACATTATCCTGTGCTTAGTTGTCGTGATCAGTCAAATATTTGCCCGTGCCTATTGCCTCCTGTTATTTATATAATGCGCTCTCGGAGAGGTCCCATGAGTGGTCTAGATATTGGTGACCTTAAGTGGGCGGCATTGCAAGTCACGGTAGCCTTGGTAACTCGAGGTGCATAGGAGCAGACTCTTCTTATCCACAGGTATAAACGACATCTACTAACATGCCAAAACAAAACAGTGTTCTCCTCCCCACCAATGACGTGCCCAAACGAGGTTATCAGCGACAACCGCAAAATACACAGTTATCAATACATGAAGCTATTGAACCCCAGCTCCGTAAAACACCGCAAATCGGAAGAGTATGGCATTTATTTATCTTTGATCATGCTTTAAACAATGTTTTGCACACTCTCTGATCTATTAATCTCACGCCCACAGGTTCGGGATCTCCAGAAGCGCCGAGGGCTGTACAAGTGGCTTTTTCCGTGACCTATGCCACGCCATTCCAGTGCAAGTCTCGAACCCGTCTTATTCCACAGTTAATCAAACGGTCGCTACTCGTCGAGATACGGCCAACGTCACGGTGGTGGCTGAGGAGACGCAGATTTTGGCTGTCGGGGTTTTGAAAgcgccgacgacgaccagGGTCTCAGATGAGCCCTGCTTACAACTTCGTGATGAGCAGGGATATTGGGGCGATGTGATTGGCTCGGCGGTTATCACGACTCCGACCCCCGCCGTGTTGATTCTCGAGACGGACTCTGAATCATGGCGGATTTCGCATTAGCAAGTCCCAATTGGCTCGTGTTCAGGTCTCGAGGATCCGCTGACGTGGTGCCATGAGATTCGGCCTTAATCAATTTTCAAGCGAGAGCAGTGAGCGCTAGGGCGATAGGGGAGGATCCGTCGAGTCGACAGCCGGGCATGTTCAAGATTTATATAACACTTGCTTGTAGATGCACGTAATGGCGGTCTCTTAATAACCTCAGCCTGTCTTCCGATTCAAAGAATCATACACACCAGCGCCCCCTGCTCAGAGCTTTACCATCACAACCTGAACTAGAACCCTCAAAATGGCTGAAGCTGGTGTTGGCCCTCCTCCGAAATACCACTACACCCCCTCGCTCGCAGCTGCCATTCTTTTTACAGTCCTATTCAGCTTGTCTGGCTTTGTTCACGTCTATCAGCTCGTGAGAGGAAAAACATGGTACTTTATAGCCTTCTTTATCGGGCTTCTGTGTAAGTCATCCCTTCCTTGGAAGCCGGGGTGTAACTGATCGTCTCCCGGGACAGTCGAGGTAGTAGGCCACGCAGCCCGCGCCTATAACGCCGATGAAAGCCCAAATTATTCCGATGTCCCATTCATCATGCAGACTCTTCTCCTGCTTCTTGCGCCAGCACTGTTTGCGGCGTCTATTTACATGATACTCGGGCGGCTCATCAGGGTGCTGGATGCTGAGCACTTTTCCATCATTCGAACAAGATGGTTGACCAAGATATTTGTGCTTGGTGATGTCTTGTCGTTTGCAGTCCAAGGCATTGGTGAGTGAATTTGCAAGACCCAAAAATGTGATACTGGATTCACTAACTTATCCCAAGGCGGTGGAATCATGGCTggcgccgacgacaaggacggtGTCGACCTGGGCCAGAACGTCGTTCTCATCGGCCTAGGAATCCAGATTGCCTTCTTCGCTGGCTTCATCATTGTCATTTCTATCTTTCACTACCGAATCCTCCGTCAGCCTACGAAGACAAGCGAGGAAACACCTCTCCCTTGGAGCCAGTACATTCTGGTCCTCTACTTTGTCTCGCTACTCATCATGATCCGATCTATCTTCAGGGTGGCCGAGTTTGCCGCCGGACAGACCAGCGTGCTGCAGACCTCGGAAGCTTACCTTTACTGTTTGGACACCATGTTGATGTTTTTCGTTTGTGTCGTGTTCAACGTGCGACATCCGAGCCAGGTTGTCCAGAACCCCAACTATAAGAACATGGAtcatgagatggaggatggtAGGGCGCCTGCggatgaggctgaggtcCTCACGTCATATCGCCATTGATGAGGCTTGAGGGATTGAGCATTTGGTGAGGGACATGTCCCTCGGAGAGTCATGATGCTCTCGTAGGCTGGGTGGGGTCTCTAAATGTCCCCCAAGGGAGAGGGACTTAAAGTATGCTCACGGGAGTCGCCGGCTGTGGGTAACAGTATTAGGATTTTATCAAAGTCTCTGATTTAGGGGGAAGGGTCTCATTTGTAACTAATTATAGAGGAACGGCCATTTCATACGTGTTAACAGGGAGGACCTGGGTATTTACTGTATTTCTTTGCATATCCCAAAACTTTCAGCCACCCGTTTTGGCCGAATGAATTACTGATATTGTATTAAACATTTTCTAATTAGCTATTTTCGACCTAAACTACACCTTCAAACCATTCCAGGAAACTGAAAACCCGGACCTGAAGGGTCAAGGAACGCCAAAGAGAAATCGTCCAACGGCGGCGCCAGGTCAGTGGGGTTGTCCCCAACCGCCTCAGACAGGGTCACAGATGCCATGGTTAGCGCAGCGGAATCGACAGCGACCATTGTGCCAAGTCTTTGTATATAGGCTGGCGCTTGAACATCATGGACCAATCTGGCGAAAATAGGCCCATGCCTTGTTTCCCACGCCGACGTGATAGCAGTTGCTAGCGCCAGATTCGACTTTTCTGAGGCATCAAACAACTCCTCGTGATAGTGATATACTTTGGAGACTAGCTCCCAGGCCTTTTCAACTTTGTCGCCCGCTGGCTGCCGAGATAGCCGAGAGACCATGAAAGCGAAGAGATCCAGCTGAAAGTGCATCTTCATATACCAGAGAAAGCCGATCCGTTCAGATGCCTCATACTGGCCAATCGATTGCTCAAACACTCTGACAGCGACTAGGAACAGCTTTTCGGCCGGTTTCAAAGGCTGAGAGCTCATATTGCCCACCTGCCCTGGAGGCATGGAGGCCATGATATGTACTCTGCTGAGTATCTGGGCTTTGATGTGGCCTACCAGTTGGTAGACGTTTGGATCCGAAGGGTCTGCGAACCGGTCCATAATATGGTTGAGCCTGCCTTCGACTTCCTTGGCCAGGCCCTGTAGCTCCGTGAGTCGATCTGGTGCTTGAGGGAAAGCACTGGTGATGTCGATTTCATGTTGGATTACACTGGCCTCGACGTTCGGTCTTTCTGCAAGAAACTTGCCCATGCTGTAAATCAAGAAGGATACAGCCATCTCACTGGGTCCATCTCGGTCCCGGAAATATGTCTTTGAGTCAGGATTTAGCTCCGAGTCGTTCAGGTTTGTCGGCATCTTGCAGTCGCCAAGTGagggcatcatggatggTCCTAGGCCTGATTTGAGACCACACCGGGCATCTAGCATGTAGATCCGCCACCATAGCCGGCGTCTGATTTCTGCCTCAAAAGGCGGTAGTCCAAGAGCTTCACCATCTCGGTGGAGCCCCATCTTTTGTGCGATACGGACACAAATACCGCTGAATATCCAAGTGGCATGGGTGTCATGATGACCTTGAATAGAAAACTACCAAAAACTTGATTAACACCTGAGAGGTATTACATAAGTCTTGCCGCAAACTTACCAGATAAAGTACCAGAGCCTGAAGTGTTGTCAAGCTGGCCGATCTGAGAAAGTTGGCCCGGCGGAGGCGAACTCGTAGAGCCTTGGCACAAGACTGAGAAACCTGTCTTTTAGGTCGCCCCACAAACTCTAAGCACTCATCGTTTGAAAAGGTGAATAAAGCGGCGTTGTAGATAGAGAAGAGTAGGGCTTGTGTCGTGTCTGACAGGCCGCTGCCAGAGGTGCAGGCCGCTTCAACCACGTGGAGTTGAGTGGATGGCGCGTGGAGAATCTTGGTGACTGGGTGAACTCGATTTAGAAATACTTTCCAAAGATGAAAAATTTGACTGGGCAGAAAACGAAACTCATCCTCGGTATCGGAATCTGGCGATAGACCTTCGTCATCCAAGCCGTTGTCTGGCGGTGGAGGTGATAGTTTGTTGGGATCCACGTCGACCAACTCGCGCATTGCTCCAAGCTATTCATCAAGTTTGTTAGTAGCATTTCACTTCGTGGCATCTCAAGTCTTAACTACCTCTTCGTGAAGAGCAGCCCACCTCGGGCTGTCGGTAAAGTTAACCACTCCATCTCCCGGCACAAGCTTGCCTGGCACTATTGGTTTGGGGCCAACACTTGGCTCTCGAggagacgaagaagaaggaatttCTTGCTTGCTAACTGCTTCATattcctcgaggagcttctcacAGTGGGTGAGCCGCGCCAGCAAGTCGGGATTTGGACCCCTCTTCTTgcgagggggagggggtgACCTTGGTCTGCAGAAAGCGCCGACCTGAATGTTTTCAATCAGTTTCTTCTATACTACGCCGTGTGGTATGATTGAAAGTAGGGCGGAATGTCAAACGAACCTTTACACAGTTGCTACATGGGTATTGGCGATCACATCCAACTTTGCGACGATGGCAGAGTGAGCAAACTGGTAGAGGCAGAGGTAAGGCCCCAGGTAAAGATGAGGGCCCAGATGAGGTCGCAATCGTAACAGTGGGCGCCTCCATTGAATCCTGGAAGCTGCGGTTTGCTGATGCTTCAACAACCGAGCGCAAAGGGGTGGACTGAAGTAATTCAATACTGGCGGATAATGGGGCAATATAAGTCCGACCATGGAGCTTCTGAACCAGCAAGAGGAGGCTTGATGGCTGATGACGTGTCAAGGGGGCTTTGCTGTGACTAGGGTACTTGACTGGCGGCCTCACTGAACCGAGCTTTCAAGCCACAAGTCTGATAAGAGCGATCTACAGACTACCGGTTGGCTCGTGTAGCGGGTAAATAGTTCGTTTTAtgcttggtgatggtcaTGGCCAGTAGCTCATCTTGGAATTTAGGTTGAGGTGGATGAGCACTCGCTTGTCCGTATTGGTGTGTTTACTGGGTGCAAAAGGAGCTTCTACAGCATGTGGAATCATATTTTTTACAGTCTCAAGATTTCCTTTTGCATTATTTAAGCTTGAAACTTAAAACTGTTGCTTCTTTGAAGCACCCTGTTCAAACCTCGAGCACCTGCATTAAACAAAACCTGCAGT
This window encodes:
- a CDS encoding D-ser-dehydrat domain-containing protein; this translates as MYSPKVGDGLDSLDTPSMIVDLDLMEANIKKLFDSLLPTGLNIRPHLKTTKSAILAHKLVAAGAKGCCVAKVSEAEAITAAGFDDILITCEIIGPIKVKRLVELFRKHKTIRIVVDSEVGATAINDALEKSGITEPISVLVDLDVGLRRTGVAAGEPAVALAKHIGSLRHLRLIGIQGYEGHLQHLHSREDRKKQCLESMKTLTDTADLLRKEGFNMDVVTTGGTGTAEFCATVPGVTELQPGSFIFMDTDYRNAVGTFYSNSLTLLSTTVSKQGDRQVTIDTGLKSLTTDSGLAECKDPRYRHQNLGDEHGSLSWDEGAPALEVGDRVEMIPSHIDPTINLHDVYYAYRKGVIEEIWPVDSRGKVQ
- a CDS encoding Zn(2)-C6 fungal-type domain-containing protein, which codes for MEAPTVTIATSSGPSSLPGALPLPLPVCSLCHRRKVGCDRQYPCSNCVKKKLIENIQVGAFCRPRSPPPPRKKRGPNPDLLARLTHCEKLLEEYEAVSKQEIPSSSSPREPSVGPKPIVPGKLVPGDGVVNFTDSPRWAALHEELGAMRELVDVDPNKLSPPPPDNGLDDEGLSPDSDTEDEFRFLPSQIFHLWKVFLNRVHPVTKILHAPSTQLHVVEAACTSGSGLSDTTQALLFSIYNAALFTFSNDECLEFVGRPKRQVSQSCAKALRVRLRRANFLRSASLTTLQALVLYLFSIQGHHDTHATWIFSGICVRIAQKMGLHRDGEALGLPPFEAEIRRRLWWRIYMLDARCGLKSGLGPSMMPSLGDCKMPTNLNDSELNPDSKTYFRDRDGPSEMAVSFLIYSMGKFLAERPNVEASVIQHEIDITSAFPQAPDRLTELQGLAKEVEGRLNHIMDRFADPSDPNVYQLVGHIKAQILSRVHIMASMPPGQVGNMSSQPLKPAEKLFLVAVRVFEQSIGQYEASERIGFLWYMKMHFQLDLFAFMVSRLSRQPAGDKVEKAWELVSKVYHYHEELFDASEKSNLALATAITSAWETRHGPIFARLVHDVQAPAYIQRLGTMVAVDSAALTMASVTLSEAVGDNPTDLAPPLDDFSLAFLDPSGPGFQFPGMV